A stretch of DNA from Desulfovibrio sp.:
ACGCCGTCCTCGGCGTGGGTTGCGCCCTTGCGATGAATCCACAGGCCGTCCCTCGGCTCGGCATGGTTATGGTTCCGGTTGATGAAGCCATCCCACCAGTCGGGATTGCAGAGGCCAGCATGGCGCTGCACCGCCGCAACGACCCGCTGCATCATGCGCAAGCGGTTCTCCAAGGCGAAGGCCAGGCAGAACCGTAGGTCGACGACATAGGCGTCACCTTCGGCGGTGCCGATACGAAGCGGCAGATGGTCTTCACGCGCCTTGCCGTCGGGCGAGGCCAGCTTCATGTAGTGCGTGGCCGTCTTGTGGCCGACGTTGCGCGAACCCGAATGGATCACCACCCAAGCGCCGCCGGCCTCGTCTTCGCCGATCTCGATGAAGTGATTTCCCGAGCCGAGAGAGCCAAGTTGCCGCAACGCACCGTCGTCCAGCTGCTGCTGGATGACCGACGTCCGCTCGATCTTCTCGCCGTCAGGCCATTCCTCGGCCTTCTGGTTGTGAGAAAAGCCGGTCGGGATGTCCCGGTAGATTTGGTCGAAGATCGCCTTGGCGTTGGCACGGATGTCCTCGCCGCCGATGTTGAGCGGCAGGGCGCACATCCCGCAACCGATGTCGTAGCCGACCCAGGCCGGAACCACCACGCCATCGGTGGCCA
This window harbors:
- a CDS encoding RtcB family protein produces the protein MKPHHIFAEAIDGKALSQFYDGLKQDFAVRGALMPDAHAGYALPIGAVVATDGVVVPAWVGYDIGCGMCALPLNIGGEDIRANAKAIFDQIYRDIPTGFSHNQKAEEWPDGEKIERTSVIQQQLDDGALRQLGSLGSGNHFIEIGEDEAGGAWVVIHSGSRNVGHKTATHYMKLASPDGKAREDHLPLRIGTAEGDAYVVDLRFCLAFALENRLRMMQRVVAAVQRHAGLCNPDWWDGFINRNHNHAEPRDGLWIHRKGATHAEDGVMGVIPGNMRDGSFIVRGKGNSDALYSSSHGAGRVLGRKQAKEALKVEDFTETMVGIVAKVDMATLDESPFAYKSIFDVMAQQADLVEVVHHVRPIINIKG